Proteins co-encoded in one Dyella japonica A8 genomic window:
- a CDS encoding alpha/beta hydrolase, giving the protein MRANWKHRAMCLWVVAFGMVSAAHAADGVVMPPVKLTLDASAFAPEQIKVTVYLPPGYADSQARYPVLYANDGQDMDAVGLQDTLAALYAQHAIRPVIVVAVDMLKDRASGYGLFDRARRRSVVGGSRIGPIGARAYDYAAWVAGELVPYVDAHYRTQASAQGRTMLGWSLGALNAFCIGWEYPEVFGQVGAFSPSFWLAADRSDANAVESTRLAQAMVDRAGQRKPVRFWFAVGGREETNDRNHNGTIDAVEDLEDLINGYTAPDGMHRRGLRDLGYPVDMDYAAHPSPSDTAAYDLFPDGEHNQATWKRMLPVFLGWAYGVEPAAPVSPPSP; this is encoded by the coding sequence ATGCGCGCGAACTGGAAACACCGGGCGATGTGCCTGTGGGTCGTTGCGTTCGGCATGGTGTCCGCGGCGCACGCCGCCGATGGCGTAGTCATGCCACCGGTGAAACTCACCCTGGATGCCAGCGCGTTCGCGCCCGAGCAGATCAAGGTCACCGTGTACCTGCCGCCCGGCTATGCCGACTCGCAGGCGCGCTATCCGGTGCTCTACGCCAACGATGGGCAGGACATGGATGCCGTGGGCCTGCAGGACACGCTGGCGGCACTCTATGCGCAGCACGCCATCCGCCCGGTGATCGTGGTGGCGGTGGACATGCTGAAGGATCGCGCCTCCGGCTATGGCCTGTTCGATCGTGCGCGCCGGCGCAGCGTGGTCGGTGGCTCGCGCATCGGGCCCATCGGCGCCCGTGCCTACGACTACGCCGCGTGGGTGGCCGGTGAACTCGTACCCTATGTCGATGCGCACTACCGCACCCAGGCTTCGGCGCAGGGGCGCACGATGCTCGGTTGGTCGTTGGGTGCGCTCAATGCGTTCTGCATCGGCTGGGAGTATCCCGAGGTATTCGGTCAGGTCGGCGCGTTCTCGCCGTCATTCTGGCTGGCGGCGGATCGCAGCGACGCCAATGCAGTGGAAAGCACGCGGCTGGCGCAGGCCATGGTGGATCGCGCAGGGCAGCGCAAGCCGGTCCGCTTCTGGTTCGCCGTGGGCGGTCGCGAGGAAACAAACGACCGCAACCACAACGGCACCATCGACGCCGTCGAGGATCTTGAGGACCTGATCAACGGTTACACCGCACCCGACGGCATGCATCGCCGTGGCCTGCGAGACCTGGGGTATCCCGTCGACATGGATTACGCGGCGCACCCTTCGCCGTCGGACACGGCGGCCTACGACCTGTTCCCCGACGGCGAGCACAACCAGGCGACGTGGAAACGCATGCTGCCGGTGTTCCTCGGCTGGGCCTATGGCGTGGAACCGG